TCAGATGTGATCAAGAGAACGTGAGCTTATTCCGATCTCCTGCTGACTGACTGGTACATCTTTCAATAATACCTAGAATAAcctttatgattttattttaaaataaacctaCTGCACTAACTAATCCTGATTAGTGGAATTTAGGAGATTCAACATTGTCAAATATGTGATATTTTGTGTTGAATGGTTTTACTCTGAGGGTTTATCACAGCTGTTTATGTAAATCGGAAAACTTTGAATGCAACTATGGAACATTTGAGCAATTACTTATATATCAGTGAAACACATCAGCATATGCAGTTGCAGTCGGAAATGCACATACAATCCTCACAGGCATGAATGTCATGATAAATCTGAGCATTTAATGGTCTGTTTAAACTTCTTTTTGTAGGGtgcaataaatatataatatagaagttcaatgataaaaacaaaaaaaacaagaatcgGCTGTACGTTTACATTTTGGTTGAGTTTCTCCAATTCATAAATCCTACAGACCAGCTAAAAGTTATccatatttacacaaaaatctTTAGATAACAGGGGCTGAAGGTCTGGAACGTCTTAAATAGACAAGGCCAAGGTCTACTGACTTCCTTTTAGAGAACTCAACTGAGTGTAGCTGGTAATTTCTCTTTGCAAGCATAAAAAGGATGGTTCTGACTGCCATTATGGGGTTGACAAATACCTGGAACAATGCTATATTGCAAGGAACTCAGCGAAGATCTAAGATGGAGAACTGTAGATTATATAAACTAGGAATGTTTTGTGAACCGCTTCTAAAGCGGCCCTATCCCAAGACTTTTCCAAGTTCTGAGAAGAAGACACAAATTGTCAACCCTTAGATCAAAGGAAATGGGTTAGGATTTCCAAGAAAAAGCCAGAAACTGCTAAGGTTCATGCCCGCCATGAATCGTCAGAACACCTGTGGTACTGTCCATAGTGCAGCCAGGCTTACACCGCCATGGACTGAATGAGAACTGTCTGCCCCAAAACTAACACCTTAAACTTCGACTGAAACTTAACACATGGACAGGCCTGATTCCTCCTGGAGAATAGTCTTATGGTAAAACTAGAAAGAATTTAATTATTTGGTCACGATGAGAAACAgtataaaaatttaaaagaaaagtcaagATGAGGCTTTCAAACTTAAGCACCATCTTTTAAgcatggttgtggcagcataatgctgtggggctTGTTTGATGCCAGTGGTACTGGTTCATAGCAAAAAGTGGCTAGAAAAACAACAGCTACATGAACTTGGACACAATTTAGTGCTCCAGCAGGCCAATGATCCTCAAACACACATCCAAGTGGTTTTGGAATGGGTAGAGCAGGCTaacaaaaaacatctggaaTCACCCCCAGCTCTTAAAAATGTATGGACTATGGTTGGTGCAAGAAAACCAAACCAGTTTAAAGGAACTCTGCCAAGAAGAGAGGTCAAAAGTCCATTTGATGCTTGCTGATGGTGACAACAATTGTGTGATTGAAGTGCAACATGCTAAAGGACACTAAACCAAATATTAGTCAGTGTGTATGTATAAATATCAGTCCCGTGTGGGCGGGAGAAATCTGTGCTCAAAATTCTTGCTTAAAAAAAGCCACGAAACAATACCTTAAATGGTTCAGATAAATCACTATAGGAAATAACTGCATGGAGGAGTGCCCTGCTGGGCGAAGAAAACAGTATGACACATTTACTGAAAACACAGATTTTTACAGGCTTCTGCTATCATTCGGGAAGTTTGAATGGGAATAAACTGACTGcgtaattttacatttatttaagttaTCTTGGTGCCTTGTCCACTGCGAGCTTCATGCGCCCGGAGAGCCTGGACTGGTTAACGTATCCTCACTAAACTATTACGTAAGAGCTCATCATCAATGAGTTGGCCGCGGAGAGACGGACACCACTTTGCAACACAAACATTTGATTTATTATCAGTCAATGCGCATATGCATACATTCCATACTAATGCAAATAAGTTAGAAAATTTGTTTGGCTAACATCACCTCATCGTAAACAAACCCAATGTGCCTACAGAGCTGCAGCAACCCAATTCAACAGTTACGCGCACGTTTCTCCGAGCTAGCTGGCtaaattaaatgatttaaagTGTTCTGACATATTTCTGGGGGCTTACTATTACGCTGTGTCACTTAACTCGCTTAATAATAACCACCAGCATAAAATGCCGTCATATATGCCCCATCTCCGCAGCTAGCAAACTGTCTACAAAACTAAGGTTCACGTTAGCATAGCAATTGTTAGCAAAGAGCTGACATTAACTAGCTTGTTTAGTCGCCCGTGAAAACAATGAAGTATTTAGCATAAGTGCGGGGGGTTAGCCGGCTTAGTCGagttaaaaagtatttactaTGGCCAAAATGCATAAATCGACCAGTTTCGGCAACTGTCACGGACATACAAAAGAGGTAAACAGATCTGGCTTGGCTGGAACAACACAGTTTCAAAATGGCTACCTTAGCAGCAGCACCACACATTTATCAGCTTGCTAAGTGCTAGCGAGCTAACTTGCAGTGTTTTATGACGATAGCACCTACCTTCTCAGGAGCAAGATATTCTCAAGTAGAGAGGGACTCGCATACACAGGAGCCCTGTTAGCACAACAACCACTACTTATTTCTGTATTTGCAAACTTCTTCGAAAATCAGGCTGTCTAcgtttgtttgggttttaggTGCGCTTACGACTGGCGCTGGCACTGGGGGATTCGAACAGCCTCAAATGTGTTGCATTCAAGAACACTCGTCATGATGCAACACAGGGAAGTTTTAAATGGCTTATTAGCGGAACTTTCTGAATAGCGTAATTTTTACAAATGCATTCATACTTAGATATCAGAACAAAAGTGTGATTACATCTGCAAACTAATAGTTGTGGTGCTTCAAGCATTAAAAAAGCAGAGAGATGATAATACGTACAGTGGAAATGTGCAGCTTTGAATGCAACACATCTTGTCCGCCTACAGTCAGACCAGTCGATGACAGAATGGGCAGGCGTTTAATCGAGCACCGACGTAATGGCGGGGAGAAATGACCTCTGGTTTAACTAGTTCACATTAACTTTACTACCTCTAAGTCAGTTTTTATTGTCGCTAAGTTGGGCAAGGTAAGGCAGTCGGAGGCACCGTTGATACAGAGTTATAATTAGGTAATTATAACTCCCCATGCTTTATTCTGAAAGTTATTGCACTCGAATAGCTTTCTGTTGCATCAGAGGATGAATGCTAGGTGAAAAACAACAGCTTTAATTTGGCTAGATCAAAGCCAAAAACTAATGAGCTAGATGCGAAGATTGTGTTGCTATCGTTACTAActgatttatgtttttcagGTTAAAAATGCTGAGGTATTCAACCGGAAGACAGATCTTATTTGGGGTAAGGTGATGGAGCTTGCTTACTGTTTAcaatgccttgtaaaagtattcagctgtgaacttttccacattttagcATGTTAAAAacctcagatttttattaggatTGACTGTGATACACCAACATAGTGGTGCCGaaggtagaaggaaaatgatcaaaaaataaaagaaaaccaaaatggAGTGAGAAGTCTTTGAGGTCTCCACCATCTTTATGCGTCCTTCTTTTTTTGCAGAAGAGCTCCAACAGATTTGATGAAGAGAGCTTTTGGACACAAGTTGTCAAGTTTTGCCAATGATTCTTAGTtacatttaggtttggacttcgactgttttagagaaaatggtttgatataaaaccattttactgtagctctggctgtatgtttggtgtTGTCCTCCACCCCAGTCTAAAGTCTTTTACAGCTCCTAACAGGTGTTCTTCCAGCCtacctgcatttagctccacccCCTCCACCAGCCTCATGTTGacaccactatgtttcatcTTTCCACCACCCATCGTGTTTTGCATGTATGTCAGAAACATCAGTTTTGTCCCATCAACACATGAGTCTCAGAGTTAccatatgcttttttttttttgctgcttctttgattaatgctctccttgcctggctcTTGAGTTTAGGTGGAAAACCATGTACATTTTCATTTGTACCAAACCCTTTCTGTTATCGGATGGATTTAACTCAgacatgttcaaagcttgtgGTATTGATTTATATCCCAACTCTCCATTAAACTTGTTGTCAAcatttatccctgacctgtctgctgtgttccctgcTGTTTGTTCCTTAATCTTCTGTAGCAAACCTATGAGGCCCCTACAGAAAAGCTGGATTTGTAGTGAGAATAAATTACTCACATGTGGACAAATCGGGTAACTTTTAAAGGCAATAGGTGAAACTGGAATTTATTTAGGCATATCTGAATAGTGGGGGTGAATACAAAcatacaccacacttttcacacatttagtttttagaaaaaagtttgggatctaatgtgacaaaatgtgaaaagttcatgAAGTTTGAATTCTTTTGGAAGGTGCCCTATTGATATTGTGGTTGCTTGAGGTACAAATGTATAACAAGATGTGGTAACAGGAGTGGTGATAATGCTTTTCTGTGCTTACCACCAAGCTTCCAGTGTGGAGATGTGTCCAGCAGAAAACCAGGCCACCTAACTACACAACAGGAGCCCAGCTGCTGTTTCATTCTCAAGCCTCCTCTGTGTTTATGCCACTCAGACCATCATCCAGCAGCAGATGTCGGAGCATCAGGCCTGTGAGCTGGATGGCCTCACGTCTGTGTCACAGGGATTCAAGAGACACCTCAGAGAAGGAGGACGGCAGCAAAGGCTTCAGCATGAGGGCCCTCACTCAGACACCCAAACCTGCTCTCTACCTCGGATTCTCCGGCCTCATCCCATTTCTCTCTGCCCCACTGTTAATGGCTGCCACCCAGTCCTTCTACCCTGAAGTAGCCTATGCCCAGATGGTGTACGGAGCCTCTATAGTGTCCTTCCTTGGAGGTGCCCGCTGGGGATTTGCCATCCCCACTGGTAGCCCTGCCAAGCCAGACTGGATGAACTTGGGCAACAGTGTGGTGCCGTCACTCTTAGCTTGGTTGGCGCTGCTCTGCAGGGACAATATTACAGAAGGAGCCATAGTGGTTATAATGGGACTGGGTCTGTCTCTGCATTATGACCTGACCTTGCTGCCAGGCTACCCCACCTGGTTCAGAGCCATGAGGACTGTCCTCACTCTGGTCGCCACCTTCTCACTGGTTGCAACACTGATACTCAAAAAAGTCTGTGTAGAGAGAAAACTCAAAGAGATGGAGAAGTGAGTTATTGGAGCTGTTTTGGAGTTAACacatcaaattaaaaaatacttccaGAAAGCATTTTGAGACAGCTTCATTCAGTCTAAAAATTGACAGAACTGCACTTTaattgctatttttatttaaaaactgaacaCTTACATAGATCCATATTTAGAttggaaaaaactgaaattctAGACGTGCATCTTGTGTGACGAGCTCTCCAGGCTCCTCAATGCAGGAGTTAAAGTCAGAGCAGGGATTCCACAGAATGAGAAAAGAAGCtgaatttgaactttttcatgttaATGCAAATTGTAAGCATCTAAACATCTAAAACGTAAGGTTTTTACCCAATGCTTCAACGAAACTCTCTGAGATGATATTCATCTTCTGTAGCGGTATACTTTCTAAGTTTTGctccattcatttatttaaataacagcTGACAGTTATCACCATATAATAATATGGttaatattagattttttttcagacAAATATAGCTGTGAGGACAGTCTAAGTACAGAATCCATTACCTATAATAAAGATGTAAAGTTTATTAAGCAACAAACAGCGATTTTGGAGAGATGCGCCCGTTTTGCAAATTTatacagacattttatttttaagcttaTTTTTACAGCAACCTAAATCAAAGAGTATTCATCACGAACTTCTCATATTTTGTCTACAAAACTGGGTGTTGCATATTGAAATTttgtgacaaaccaacacatagtagtggaaggaaaattatacattagtataaatacatttttttttttcacaaacaaaaatctgaaaagtgcagtgtgcctttagccccctttactctgatacccctagaGTGCAACAGACTACCTGCGGGAGTGGCCCAACTAGCAAACAGTCCAGTTGTGTGTAaggataaatccagctgttctataaATGACCCAGAGGTTTattggagaacattagagaaaactaacactgcacataactctgaacacaccatgtcCACCACCAAGctggtggcatcatcatgctgtggggatgcctttTCTTTAGGAGGGACAAGGAGGCTGGTCAAAATTGGTGGTTTAAGGGtttatcttccagcaggacaagcagcaaaaacacaaagccaGAGCTATAATAGCATGGTTTGGAACAAGTTAAATTAATCTCCAACAACggtccagtcaaagcccagacctaaatccaactcaAGTGATGAATGGCAAgaattgaaaatatgtgttcTTAGAGGCTTTCAATACAATGTGACCGAACTGTGAAAGTCTCTACATGTGTGAAGCCGGTAGGGATTTACCCCAAAATACACTACCTGCAGGCATAATTGAAGCAGTGAAAaaaacactgctcaaaaaaataaagggaacactcaaataacacatcctagaccggaatgaatgaaatattctcattgaatactttgttctgtacaaagttgaatgtgctgacaacaaaatcacacaaaaatcatcaatggaaatcaaatttatgaaccaatggaggcccGGATTTGGAGTCAcgcacaaaattaaagtggaaaaacacactacaggctgatccaactttgatgtaatgtccttaaaacaagtcaaaatgaggctcagtattgtgtatgacctccatgtgcctgtatgacctccctacaacacctggacatgctcctggtGAGACGGAgaatggtctcctgagggatctcctcccagacctggactaaagcatcctccaactcctggacagtctgtggtgcaacgtgacgttggtggctggagcgagacatgatgtcccagatgtgatcaatcggattcaggtctggagaacgggcgggtcagtccatagcttcaatgtcttcatcttgcaggaactgctgacgcactccagccacatgaggtctagcattgtcctgcattaggaggaacccagggccaaccacaccagcatatggtctcacaaggggtctgaggatctcatctcggtacctaatggcagtcaggctacctctggccgTGCAgctctccaaagaaatgccaccccacaccattactgacccactgccaaactggtcatgctgaaggatgttgcaggcagcagatcgctctccatggtgtctccagactctgtcatgtctgtcacatgtgctcagtgtgaacctgctttcatctgtgaagagcacagggcgccagtggggaatttaccaatcctggtgttctctggcaatgccaagcgtcctgcacggtgttgggctgagtacaacctccatttgtggacgtcgggtcctcataccatcctcatggagtcggtttctaaccgtttgtgcagacccatgcacatttgtggcctgctggaggtcattttgcagggctctggcagtgctcctcctgttcctccttgcacaaaggcggaggt
This genomic interval from Girardinichthys multiradiatus isolate DD_20200921_A chromosome 6, DD_fGirMul_XY1, whole genome shotgun sequence contains the following:
- the LOC124869523 gene encoding transmembrane protein 69-like isoform X1; amino-acid sequence: MLRYSTGRQILFGLPVWRCVQQKTRPPNYTTGAQLLFHSQASSVFMPLRPSSSSRCRSIRPVSWMASRLCHRDSRDTSEKEDGSKGFSMRALTQTPKPALYLGFSGLIPFLSAPLLMAATQSFYPEVAYAQMVYGASIVSFLGGARWGFAIPTGSPAKPDWMNLGNSVVPSLLAWLALLCRDNITEGAIVVIMGLGLSLHYDLTLLPGYPTWFRAMRTVLTLVATFSLVATLILKKVCVERKLKEMEK
- the LOC124869523 gene encoding transmembrane protein 69-like isoform X2; the protein is MASRLCHRDSRDTSEKEDGSKGFSMRALTQTPKPALYLGFSGLIPFLSAPLLMAATQSFYPEVAYAQMVYGASIVSFLGGARWGFAIPTGSPAKPDWMNLGNSVVPSLLAWLALLCRDNITEGAIVVIMGLGLSLHYDLTLLPGYPTWFRAMRTVLTLVATFSLVATLILKKVCVERKLKEMEK